A genomic window from Martelella lutilitoris includes:
- a CDS encoding LysR family transcriptional regulator: protein MQLQAIIYFNELVRSRSIRQAAEALGVSPMAVSRQLENLEAYFDAPLVERGARGIVLTAAGSLLAERTLGVIRDLESARQVIDDLRDLKAGHVSLHVNGAVISAILAPALAEFYALYPAISIAVTVSSAEAAIRAVAAGETDLAVTMFSPKDGETETLIELPVLHQPVMAPDHPLAAEATVTLAAIRDHAVAMPDRAFSIRRDFDARQRAAGLEPMDATFETSSLELQKELARSGAAVLILPAMTVAREIREKALVVRPFEKRAEISTDIRLVRPDGPTPTFAAKRLADFLKTFLRAHDRRVQPGD, encoded by the coding sequence ATGCAGCTACAGGCCATCATCTATTTCAACGAACTTGTGCGCTCGCGCTCCATCCGCCAGGCCGCCGAGGCGCTTGGCGTTTCGCCCATGGCCGTCAGCCGCCAGCTCGAAAATCTCGAGGCCTATTTCGATGCGCCGCTGGTGGAACGCGGCGCGCGCGGGATCGTGCTGACTGCGGCAGGCAGCCTGCTTGCCGAACGCACGCTCGGCGTCATACGCGACCTTGAAAGCGCCCGGCAGGTGATCGACGACCTGCGCGACCTGAAGGCCGGCCATGTCTCGCTTCATGTCAACGGCGCGGTGATCAGCGCGATCCTCGCCCCGGCGCTCGCCGAATTCTATGCGCTCTACCCCGCGATCTCGATCGCGGTCACGGTATCGTCCGCCGAGGCCGCGATCCGCGCCGTTGCCGCCGGCGAGACCGATCTGGCGGTGACGATGTTTTCGCCGAAGGACGGCGAAACGGAAACGCTGATCGAACTGCCCGTTCTGCACCAGCCGGTGATGGCGCCCGACCATCCGCTCGCCGCGGAGGCGACGGTGACGCTCGCGGCCATACGCGACCATGCCGTCGCCATGCCGGATCGCGCCTTCAGCATTCGCCGCGATTTTGACGCGCGCCAGCGCGCCGCCGGGCTTGAGCCGATGGACGCGACCTTCGAGACCTCATCGCTGGAACTGCAGAAGGAACTGGCGCGCAGCGGTGCCGCCGTCCTCATCCTGCCGGCCATGACGGTGGCGCGCGAAATCCGCGAAAAAGCGCTCGTCGTCCGCCCCTTCGAGAAACGGGCCGAGATCTCCACGGACATCAGGCTGGTCCGACCCGACGGTCCGACGCCGACCTTCGCGGCGAAACGCCTTGCGGACTTCCTGAAGACCTTCCTGCGCGCCCATGACAGGCGCGTTCAGCCGGGGGACTGA